A genomic window from Terrisporobacter glycolicus ATCC 14880 = DSM 1288 includes:
- a CDS encoding sodium ion-translocating decarboxylase subunit beta, with amino-acid sequence MGIVNITWQQMVMILVSCVLLYLAIAKGFEPLLLIPIAFGMLLSNLPLSGVMNEAVSKIQLISPEGVEALKEGASAHISTQAPGGMLGYLFLGDELGIFPPLIFLGVGAMTDFGPLIANPKSILLGAAAQFGIFTTFLGALVLGFGAQAAASIGIIGGADGPTAIYLATKLAPHLLAPIAVAAYSYMALVPIIQPPIMRALTTKEERCIVMTQSKPVSKKAKIIFPIAVTIVVSLLLPSAATLIGMLMFGNLLKESGATDRLSDTASNALMNIVTIFLGVSVGASAEASIFLSSQTLMIFGLGVLAFGIGTAAGVLFAKLMNLICKEKVNPLIGSAGVSAVPMAARVSQKVAQEECPGNFILMHAMGPNVAGVIGSAVAAGILLSLFG; translated from the coding sequence ATGGGGATTGTCAATATAACTTGGCAACAGATGGTAATGATACTAGTATCGTGTGTTCTATTATATTTGGCCATTGCTAAAGGATTTGAACCATTATTATTAATTCCAATAGCATTTGGTATGTTATTATCAAACCTTCCATTATCAGGAGTTATGAATGAAGCAGTTTCTAAAATACAGCTTATATCACCTGAAGGAGTAGAGGCATTAAAGGAAGGAGCATCAGCACATATTAGCACACAAGCTCCAGGAGGAATGTTAGGGTATTTATTTTTAGGAGATGAACTTGGAATATTTCCTCCATTAATTTTCTTAGGAGTGGGTGCTATGACAGATTTTGGACCGTTAATAGCAAATCCTAAAAGTATATTATTAGGTGCAGCAGCACAATTTGGTATATTTACAACTTTTTTAGGTGCTTTAGTATTAGGATTTGGAGCACAAGCAGCAGCATCAATAGGTATAATAGGTGGAGCAGATGGACCAACAGCAATATATTTAGCAACTAAATTAGCACCGCACTTATTAGCACCAATAGCAGTTGCGGCGTATTCTTATATGGCATTAGTTCCAATAATTCAACCGCCAATAATGAGAGCTTTAACTACTAAAGAAGAAAGATGTATAGTTATGACTCAATCTAAACCAGTTTCTAAAAAAGCAAAAATAATATTTCCAATAGCGGTTACAATTGTAGTATCATTATTATTACCATCAGCAGCTACTTTAATAGGAATGCTTATGTTTGGTAATTTACTTAAAGAGTCTGGTGCTACAGATAGATTATCTGATACAGCTTCAAATGCATTAATGAATATAGTAACTATTTTCTTAGGTGTATCAGTTGGTGCATCTGCAGAAGCAAGCATATTCTTAAGTTCTCAAACTCTTATGATATTTGGACTTGGAGTATTGGCATTTGGTATAGGAACAGCAGCAGGTGTATTATTTGCTAAATTAATGAACTTAATATGTAAGGAAAAAGTAAATCCACTAATCGGTTCAGCTGGTGTATCAGCAGTTCCAATGGCAGCTAGAGTATCTCAAAAAGTTGCTCAAGAAGAATGTCCAGGAAACTTTATATTAATGCATGCTATGGGACCGAATGTTGCAGGCGTTATAGGCTCAGCAGTAGCAGCAGGTATTTTACTAAGCCTATTTGGATAA